In Meleagris gallopavo isolate NT-WF06-2002-E0010 breed Aviagen turkey brand Nicholas breeding stock chromosome 5, Turkey_5.1, whole genome shotgun sequence, a single window of DNA contains:
- the LOC104911253 gene encoding inverted formin-2-like isoform X2: MAEQQGQKSNQGSNMEPRDSMKNLLTSTQCLNHRKPLPRRSVEKVNKCIQVDMDLEAENPSIDLTLSPKISLSKKPQQCPGNTSPSQQGVSSPSQGQPAMPALLPLLPPPPFLPPRCKIPPPPLLMPGINAPSLPPPQLCSNPECSHFTCGYSEQPCPKKTPKLRMKVFHWQKLPSDVVRQSCSMWAVVPNGSEELVEPDYTSLELLFCASPTKPKETRPAKKSKQVTFISPKKSLLLSIFLKQFKSSNEEIANMIQKGDRSRFDAGILKQLLKLLPESHEINKLKSCKEERSELANADQFYLHLLEIPSYQLRIECMLICEETQILLQCLWPKAQAIRTACETLLTSHRLPVFCQLILKVGNFLNYGHHTGDAGGFKISALLKLTETKANQSHITLLHHILEEVEKNHNDLLQLPRDLDFVSKAAGFHFDAMRAEAGDNLKKLLEIEKRLFLSTEDLKIQHTKLVQSSVSASKDLQEELANIEKKKEELADYLCEDRKKMSLEDVFNTMKTFRELFLKALQENQERKEQAAKSEKRKKELKVEDTKRLKAEHGKSSIFREK, from the exons ATGGCTGAGCAACAGGGCCAAAAAAGCAACCAG GGCAGCAATATGGAACCAAGGGACAGCATGAAGAACCTGCTAACAAGCACACAGTGCCTGAATCACCGCAAACCACTACCCAGAAGATCTGTTGAGAAGGTGAACAAATGCATTCAGGTTGACATGGACTTGGAAGCGGAGAATCCTAGTATAGATTTGACTCTTTCTCCAAAAATCAGCCTTTCCAAGAAGCCTCAGCAATGTCCAGGGAACACGTCACCATCCCAGCAAGGTGTCTCCTCACCCTCCCAAGGGCAGCCTGCTATGCCAGCTCTGCTACCATTGCTTCCACCACCTCCATTCCTTCCTCCTAGGTGTAAGATTCCTCCCCCACCCCTTCTCATGCCTGGCATAAATGCACCATCACTCCCACCTCCCCAGCTGTGCAGTAATCCTGAGTGCAGCCATTTCACTTGTGGATACAGTGAGCAGCCCTGCCCTAAGAAGACACCGAAGCTAAGGATGAAGGTGTTTCACTGGCAGAAGCTCCCCTCTGACGTGGTGAGAC AAAGCTGCTCCATGTGGGCTGTGGTACCAAATGGCAGCGAGGAGCTTGTAGAACCTGACTACACAAGCTTGGAGCTACTTTTCTGTGCCTCACCAACAAAACCAAAGGAGACAAGACCAGCAAAGAAGTCAAAACAG GTCACATTCATTAGTCCGAAGAAAAGTCTCCTCCTGAGTATATTTCTGAAGCAATTTAAGAG CTCCAATGAAGAAATTGCTAACATGATTCAGAAAGGGGACAGATCCAGGTTTGATGCTGGGATACTGAAACAGCTACTTAAACTGCTGCCTGAAAGCCATGAG ATAAACAAACTGAAGTCTTGCAAAGAAGAAAGGTCAGAACTAGCAAATGCAGACCAGTTTTATCTCCATCTCTTGGAAATTCCTAG CTACCAGTTGCGAATTGAATGTATGCTGATTTGTGAGGAAACACAAATTCTTCTGCAGTGTCTGTGGCCAAAAGCACAAGCCATCAGGACAGCTTGTGAAA CACTTCTTACCAGTCACCGACTGCCGGTTTTCTGTCAGTTGATTCTTAAAGTTGGAAACTTTCTAAACTAT GGGCATCACACTGGAGATGCTGGAGGTTTTAAAATCAGCGCCTTGCTCAAactaacagaaacaaaagcaaaccaaagccacATTACTCTGCTTCACCACATTTTGGAG GAGGTtgaaaaaaaccacaatgacCTGCTGCAGCTTCCCAGGGATCTTGACTTTGTTTCCAAGGCAGCAGG GTTCCACTTTGACGCTATGCGGGCTGAAGCAGGTGACAATCTGAAGAAACTGCTGGAAATAGAGAAGCGTTTATTTTTGTCAACAGaggatttaaaaatacagcacacAAAACTTGTTCAA AGCAGTGTCAGTGCTTCAAAGGACCTGCAGGAGGAGTTGGCCAACATcgaaaagaagaaagaagaactAGCTGACTATCTTTGTGAAGACCGAAAAAAAATGTCCTTGGAAGATGTATTTAACACAATGAAAACCTTCAGGGAACTCTTCCTCAAGGCCTTGCAG GAAAACCAAGAAAGGAAGGAGCAAGCTGCAAAGtctgaaaaaaggaagaaagaactcAAAGTAGAAGACACGAAAAGGCTAAAGGCAGAGCATGGAAAGAGCAGtatatttagagaaaaatga
- the LOC104911253 gene encoding inverted formin-2-like isoform X1 — translation MAEQQGQKSNQGSNMEPRDSMKNLLTSTQCLNHRKPLPRRSVEKVNKCIQVDMDLEAENPSIDLTLSPKISLSKKPQQCPGNTSPSQQGVSSPSQGQPAMPALLPLLPPPPFLPPRCKIPPPPLLMPGINAPSLPPPQLCSNPECSHFTCGYSEQPCPKKTPKLRMKVFHWQKLPSDVVRQSCSMWAVVPNGSEELVEPDYTSLELLFCASPTKPKETRPAKKSKQVTFISPKKSLLLSIFLKQFKSSNEEIANMIQKGDRSRFDAGILKQLLKLLPESHEINKLKSCKEERSELANADQFYLHLLEIPSYQLRIECMLICEETQILLQCLWPKAQAIRTACETLLTSHRLPVFCQLILKVGNFLNYGHHTGDAGGFKISALLKLTETKANQSHITLLHHILEEVEKNHNDLLQLPRDLDFVSKAAGFHFDAMRAEAGDNLKKLLEIEKRLFLSTEDLKIQHTKLVQSSVSASKDLQEELANIEKKKEELADYLCEDRKKMSLEDVFNTMKTFRELFLKALQVENQERKEQAAKSEKRKKELKVEDTKRLKAEHGKSSIFREK, via the exons ATGGCTGAGCAACAGGGCCAAAAAAGCAACCAG GGCAGCAATATGGAACCAAGGGACAGCATGAAGAACCTGCTAACAAGCACACAGTGCCTGAATCACCGCAAACCACTACCCAGAAGATCTGTTGAGAAGGTGAACAAATGCATTCAGGTTGACATGGACTTGGAAGCGGAGAATCCTAGTATAGATTTGACTCTTTCTCCAAAAATCAGCCTTTCCAAGAAGCCTCAGCAATGTCCAGGGAACACGTCACCATCCCAGCAAGGTGTCTCCTCACCCTCCCAAGGGCAGCCTGCTATGCCAGCTCTGCTACCATTGCTTCCACCACCTCCATTCCTTCCTCCTAGGTGTAAGATTCCTCCCCCACCCCTTCTCATGCCTGGCATAAATGCACCATCACTCCCACCTCCCCAGCTGTGCAGTAATCCTGAGTGCAGCCATTTCACTTGTGGATACAGTGAGCAGCCCTGCCCTAAGAAGACACCGAAGCTAAGGATGAAGGTGTTTCACTGGCAGAAGCTCCCCTCTGACGTGGTGAGAC AAAGCTGCTCCATGTGGGCTGTGGTACCAAATGGCAGCGAGGAGCTTGTAGAACCTGACTACACAAGCTTGGAGCTACTTTTCTGTGCCTCACCAACAAAACCAAAGGAGACAAGACCAGCAAAGAAGTCAAAACAG GTCACATTCATTAGTCCGAAGAAAAGTCTCCTCCTGAGTATATTTCTGAAGCAATTTAAGAG CTCCAATGAAGAAATTGCTAACATGATTCAGAAAGGGGACAGATCCAGGTTTGATGCTGGGATACTGAAACAGCTACTTAAACTGCTGCCTGAAAGCCATGAG ATAAACAAACTGAAGTCTTGCAAAGAAGAAAGGTCAGAACTAGCAAATGCAGACCAGTTTTATCTCCATCTCTTGGAAATTCCTAG CTACCAGTTGCGAATTGAATGTATGCTGATTTGTGAGGAAACACAAATTCTTCTGCAGTGTCTGTGGCCAAAAGCACAAGCCATCAGGACAGCTTGTGAAA CACTTCTTACCAGTCACCGACTGCCGGTTTTCTGTCAGTTGATTCTTAAAGTTGGAAACTTTCTAAACTAT GGGCATCACACTGGAGATGCTGGAGGTTTTAAAATCAGCGCCTTGCTCAAactaacagaaacaaaagcaaaccaaagccacATTACTCTGCTTCACCACATTTTGGAG GAGGTtgaaaaaaaccacaatgacCTGCTGCAGCTTCCCAGGGATCTTGACTTTGTTTCCAAGGCAGCAGG GTTCCACTTTGACGCTATGCGGGCTGAAGCAGGTGACAATCTGAAGAAACTGCTGGAAATAGAGAAGCGTTTATTTTTGTCAACAGaggatttaaaaatacagcacacAAAACTTGTTCAA AGCAGTGTCAGTGCTTCAAAGGACCTGCAGGAGGAGTTGGCCAACATcgaaaagaagaaagaagaactAGCTGACTATCTTTGTGAAGACCGAAAAAAAATGTCCTTGGAAGATGTATTTAACACAATGAAAACCTTCAGGGAACTCTTCCTCAAGGCCTTGCAGGTG GAAAACCAAGAAAGGAAGGAGCAAGCTGCAAAGtctgaaaaaaggaagaaagaactcAAAGTAGAAGACACGAAAAGGCTAAAGGCAGAGCATGGAAAGAGCAGtatatttagagaaaaatga